The Desulfococcus multivorans DNA window TCAAGATCCCGATCTGATCGGGACAGAAAAGCGCGATCCGGTTGTCTGCCCTGTTTTTGTCCGATTTTCATGGGCTTACATCTGAAATGAAACATCAAGGAGAAACAATCAAAATGAACCAACCATCGGCGGAATGCCGCGCCATCAACGATCAACTGTGCATCAACACCATTCGCACCCTCTCCATGGATGCTGTTCAGGCAGCCAATTCCGGGCATCCTGGAGCGCCTATGGGCTTGGCTCCCGCCGCCTATGTTTTGTGGACCCAGGTAATGAAGCACAACCCCAAAAACCCACAATGGCCTGACCGGGATCGGTTCGTGCTTTCCGGGGGGCATGCATCCATGCTGCTATACAGCGTTTTGCACCTGACGGGCTACGATGTGACCCTGGAGGACATCCGGAATTTCCGACAGTGGGGCAGCAAAACGCCGGGACACCCTGAATACGGCCATACGCCGGGGGTGGAAACCACCACCGGACCCCTGGGACAGGGGATTGCCAATGCCGTAGGCATGGCCATGGCCGAGCGGTTTCTGGCCGACCGCTTCAACCGAGAAGGCAATACCATCGTTGATCACCATACCTATGTCATGTGCGGAGACGGCGATCTGATGGAGGGGATCAGCTATGAGGCCGCCTCCCTGGCCGGTCATCTCGGGCTCGGGAAGCTGATCTGTATCTATGACGACAACAGGATTTCCATAGAGGGAAGCACCGACCTCGCCTTCACCGAGAATACGGCACTCCGGTTCGAAGCCATGAACTGGCATGTGCAGCGCGTGGCGGACGGCAACGATGTCGATGCCATCCGTAATGCACTGACAGCGGCCAAGGACGAGACCGAAAAGCCTTCGGTGATCCTGTTGCGCACTCACATCGCCTACGGCAGCCCCAACAAGCAGGATACCGCCGACGCCCACGGCGCACCCCTGGGGGAGGAGGAGGTTCGACTTACCAAGATCAATCTGGGATGCTCGGAGGACAAATGCTTCTGCGTATTGGAAGATCCGTTGAAGGTGTTTCGGAAATGTGTCGACAGGGGTCAGGCCCACCAGATGAAATGGCTCGAAGCCTTCAATGCTTATGCGACGGCCCACCCCGAACCGGCTCGGGAATGGAACGAAATGATCACCGGAACGTTGCCTGAAGGATGGGACGCCGACCTTCCCGCCTTTTCAGCGGCGGACGGTCCCGTGGCGACCCGTTCGGCGTCGGGGCGCGTTATCAACGGACTGGCGGGACGGATTCTCAACCTTATCGGCGGTTCGGCCGATCTCGGACCTTCCAACAAGACTCACATCGACGGCGCCGCAGACTTCCAGAAAAACGTTTACAGCGGCAGGAACATCCGTTTCGGAGTTCGGGAACATGCCATGGGCGCGATTCTGTCGGGTTTGGCGCTTCACGGCGGCATCCGGCCTTTCGGCGGCACCTTCCTGGTGTTCGCCGATTATATGCGGGCGTCCATTCGATTGGCGTCCCTCATGAAGATACCGGTTACTTACGTTTTCACCCACGACAGTGTGGCCGTGGGTGAAGACGGCCCGACCCATCAGCCGGTGGAGCACCTGATGAGTCTTCGGGCCATTCCAGGGCTTACGGTGATCCGACCGGCAGACGCCAATGAGACGCGGGAAGCCTGGCGCATTGCCATGACCCATGGCGCGGGTCCCACAGCGCTGATTCTAAGCCGCCAGAAACTGCCGGTGATCGATCGGAAAACCTGCGCGAATGCCGCCGGCCTTGCCGCCGGCGGATATATCCTGTTGGATTGTGAAGGGCGGGCGGATATTATTCTTATCGCCACCGGCGCCGAGGTCCATCTCATCCTTGAAGCCCAAAAGGTGCTGGCGGAAAAAGGCGTCAAATCCCGGGTGGTCGGCTTGCCGAGTTGGGAGTTGTTCGAAAAGCAGGACGCTGCTTACAAGGATCAGGTCCTTCCACCGGAGGTCAAGACGCGGTTGGCGGTGGAAGCCGGCCAGCCCATGGGATGGGAACGGTATGTCGGTGCCCGCGACGCCGTCATCGGTATCGACACCTTCGGCACTTCCGCGCCCGGCAGCCTGGTGTTGGAGCGCTACGGTTTCACGGTGGAAAACGTCGTCCAGAAAGCGCTGGCGCTCCTGAACCGATAGGCAAAACCCTTTCTGCGGCGGAACAGGCGGAGGTGATTCCTCCGCCTTGACATGCCCGCCTTTTTCGGATTGGCGGGGATTTTGCCGGAAGATATTTCTCAGCCCAGTATGCGGATGATTTTCCGGGTGGTGTATTCTCCCGTATCCGCAAGACCGTCCATGGGGATGAAATCAAGTGCGTTGGCGGAAAAGAGGCAGGTGACGGAGGCTGGAAAGTCTTCGTCGGCCTCATAGAAGATGTAGCAGAGGGCGATTTTCGGCAGCGGCATCACCTGAAAGGCGAAATCGCCCCCCACACCGTCCACGGCGGTGCTTCCGCCCAATGCTTCCACGATGTCGGACATGTGGGTGCGAACGGCCTCCACAAAAGGCACAAGAGCTTCCTGAGTGTAGGCCGCGAAGGCGCCCACATAGGGCATGCTGCCCGGAAAATCCTTGAAGGCCCGGAAGGGCGTCATAACCATGGCGCCGGGATTGGCCGACCGGGCATAAAGGGCGATAATAATGCCCAGCGGCCCTTCCTGTTTGACGCCCGACAGGAAAATACCCTCCGGTCCGATGCGGCAGGGTTCACCAAAAGCTGAAAAACGAACGCCGGTGCCGTCGACAGCGCCGGGCAATTGCTCGGCGAGTTCCCTTGCAGCGTTGGAATTTTTGAAAAGCGCATCAATATGGGTCTGAACGATGACGGCGTAATTGTCTTTCATGATCCTTTCCTCCATCCCATTTAGATCATTCAACGTCCGGCTTTCGCGATGGCGACGGTACGGACCCTGAACACCGAAAACCGGATCAGATACCGCAACTGTCGACTTTCATGTGCCGGCACCGCTATCCGGTCACCATCATGAAAGTCGACAGTTGAGCAGATAACATGTCAACTTCCGATCCCGGACGAATTCAGCGGAAGATTTCCCGTCCAAACAGTCAAGATGCCGGCCCGGTCAATTTTCCCTTGTATTTTGTGTGGGAGTTTGTAACATATTTTGGCTGATATTTGGCAGTGATATCTTTTGAGCCGATGCGAGATCAAAAAATGCCTTCCCGGTCCCCATCGGCGACTGATGTATCCCATCCAACCCGAATAGAACAGTTAAGGTGATAACGATATGAACGTGGAACACGAAGAGATACCGTTTGACGTGGTGTTTATCGGCGGCGGGCCTGCAAGTCTCGCCGGAGCCATCCGACTGATGCGGTTGGCCCGAGAGAACAATATGGAACTGGAGGTCGCCCTGATTGAAAAAGGGGCTGAAATCGGCGCCCATGCCGTGAGCGGGGCGATTCTCAATCCCATCGCTTTGAAGGAATTGATACCGGATTATGCCGAGCGGGACTGCCCTTTGGACGGTGTGGTCCGGGATGACGCATTCTGTTTTCTGACATCGGACAGACTCTTTCAAATCCCGTTCGTGCCGAGGCAGATGCACAACAAGGGGCATTATATCATCAGTTTGTCACGTTTCACCCG harbors:
- the tkt gene encoding transketolase: MNQPSAECRAINDQLCINTIRTLSMDAVQAANSGHPGAPMGLAPAAYVLWTQVMKHNPKNPQWPDRDRFVLSGGHASMLLYSVLHLTGYDVTLEDIRNFRQWGSKTPGHPEYGHTPGVETTTGPLGQGIANAVGMAMAERFLADRFNREGNTIVDHHTYVMCGDGDLMEGISYEAASLAGHLGLGKLICIYDDNRISIEGSTDLAFTENTALRFEAMNWHVQRVADGNDVDAIRNALTAAKDETEKPSVILLRTHIAYGSPNKQDTADAHGAPLGEEEVRLTKINLGCSEDKCFCVLEDPLKVFRKCVDRGQAHQMKWLEAFNAYATAHPEPAREWNEMITGTLPEGWDADLPAFSAADGPVATRSASGRVINGLAGRILNLIGGSADLGPSNKTHIDGAADFQKNVYSGRNIRFGVREHAMGAILSGLALHGGIRPFGGTFLVFADYMRASIRLASLMKIPVTYVFTHDSVAVGEDGPTHQPVEHLMSLRAIPGLTVIRPADANETREAWRIAMTHGAGPTALILSRQKLPVIDRKTCANAAGLAAGGYILLDCEGRADIILIATGAEVHLILEAQKVLAEKGVKSRVVGLPSWELFEKQDAAYKDQVLPPEVKTRLAVEAGQPMGWERYVGARDAVIGIDTFGTSAPGSLVLERYGFTVENVVQKALALLNR
- a CDS encoding DUF3786 domain-containing protein, which produces MKDNYAVIVQTHIDALFKNSNAARELAEQLPGAVDGTGVRFSAFGEPCRIGPEGIFLSGVKQEGPLGIIIALYARSANPGAMVMTPFRAFKDFPGSMPYVGAFAAYTQEALVPFVEAVRTHMSDIVEALGGSTAVDGVGGDFAFQVMPLPKIALCYIFYEADEDFPASVTCLFSANALDFIPMDGLADTGEYTTRKIIRILG